From Pantoea sp. Ep11b, the proteins below share one genomic window:
- the xdhC gene encoding xanthine dehydrogenase accessory protein XdhC, which yields MIYHDWIGVLHQLREKRQSCVLITVLSEQGSVPRDSGSKMIVSQQETWLTIGGGHLEFQCIAQARAMLESGTRAPHTEAFSLGARLGQCCGGRTTLLFEPLLQAQPEIWLFGAGHVGQALVNLLSTLPCHINWVDSRAAQFCHVPPGVVTHQPEDPLDCVAQAPAGSYFIIMTHHHPLDFALCEAVLRRGDFRYAGVIGSATKNQRFRYRLAGKGVESDTLARLRCPIGLPDVKGKLPAEIAVAIAGEIISVYQQTIG from the coding sequence ATGATCTACCATGACTGGATCGGCGTGCTGCACCAGCTGCGGGAGAAGCGTCAGAGCTGCGTCCTGATCACCGTGCTCAGTGAACAGGGGTCGGTGCCGCGTGACAGCGGCAGCAAGATGATTGTTTCACAGCAGGAGACGTGGCTGACTATCGGCGGCGGGCATCTGGAGTTTCAGTGCATCGCCCAGGCCAGGGCGATGCTGGAGAGCGGTACCCGCGCCCCGCACACGGAAGCCTTCAGCCTGGGCGCGCGGCTCGGCCAGTGCTGCGGCGGCAGGACTACGCTGCTGTTTGAGCCGCTGCTGCAGGCGCAGCCGGAGATCTGGCTGTTCGGGGCCGGACATGTCGGTCAGGCGCTGGTGAATCTGCTGTCAACGTTACCCTGTCACATAAACTGGGTCGACAGTCGCGCGGCGCAGTTCTGCCATGTGCCGCCCGGCGTCGTGACACATCAGCCGGAGGATCCGCTCGACTGCGTGGCGCAGGCCCCGGCAGGCAGCTACTTCATCATCATGACGCACCATCATCCGCTCGACTTTGCCCTGTGCGAGGCGGTGCTCCGGCGCGGTGATTTTCGCTATGCCGGGGTGATCGGCTCAGCAACCAAGAATCAGCGTTTCCGCTACCGGCTGGCGGGCAAGGGAGTGGAGAGCGACACGCTGGCCCGCCTGCGCTGTCCGATTGGCCTGCCGGATGTGAAAGGCAAGCTGCCCGCCGAGATTGCGGTGGCGATTGCCGGTGAGATCATCAGCGTTTATCAGCAGACGATCGGCTGA